In Brachypodium distachyon strain Bd21 chromosome 2, Brachypodium_distachyon_v3.0, whole genome shotgun sequence, one genomic interval encodes:
- the LOC106865405 gene encoding isoflavone reductase homolog PCBER-like, whose amino-acid sequence MSSILVIGGTGNIGQHLVTASLDAGHPTAVLVRPTTVAYDSGRARLLKALKARGATLVYVLNLGRAPGDMNDRGSLVTAIKEHGEVVICAVGHGRSEELDGQLTSSKP is encoded by the exons ATGAGTAGCATACTGGTGATCGGCGGGACGGGGAACATCGGGCAGCACCTCGTGACGGCGAGCCTCGACGCCGGCCACCCGACGGCCGTGCTCGTCCGCCCGACCACCGTCGCCTACGACTCCGGAAGGGCCAGGCTCTTGAAGGCTCTTAAGGCCCGCGGGGCCACCCTTGTCTACGTAC TTAATTTGGGGCGTGCGCCGGGGGACATGAACGACCGTGGCAGCTTGGTGACGGCGATCAAAGAGCATGGGGAGGTGGTGATCTGTGCCGTTGGACACGGCAGATCGGAGGAGCTGGACGGCCAGCTAACATCATCCAAGCCGTAA
- the LOC100846083 gene encoding isoflavone reductase-like protein — protein MGDMNDHGSLVTAIKEHGEVVLIDFGENEPLTAGVNIFGDDKAQAVFVDEKDMSMLAIRAVEDPRTLDKVLYVRPPTNMRSFSQLIHILEKKTGRTLERHYVSEHEFAKNIQEAPFPLNFQLAMVHSTVVHAGACEDAIDAAVGVEATLLYPDVEFITVEEYLDGLLP, from the exons ATGGGGGACATGAACGACCATGGGAGCTTGGTGACGGCGATCAAAGAGCATGGGGAGGTGGT GCTCATCGACTTCGGGGAGAACGAACCTTTGACGGCCGGGGTGAACATATTCGGTGACGACAAAGCACAAG CGGTCTTTGTGGACGAGAAGGATATGAGCATGCTGGCTATAAGAGCCGTGGAGGACCCACGAACACTCGACAAGGTCCTGTACGTACGCCCTCCCACGAACATGCGCTCCTTCAGCCAACTCATCCATATTTTGGAGAAGAAAACCGGCAGAACCCTCGAGAGGCACTACGTGTCTGAACACGAGTTCGCCAAGAATATCCAAG AGGCTCCGTTCCCGCTCAACTTTCAGCTGGCGATGGTGCACTCGACGGTGGTGCATGCCGGAGCGTGCGAAGACGCCATAGACGCGGCCGTCGGGGTGGAGGCCACGCTGCTGTACCCTGACGTGGAGTTCATCACGGTGGAGGAGTACCTTGATGGTCTTCTTCCCTAA
- the LOC100846388 gene encoding D-amino-acid transaminase, chloroplastic: MVQGEDVVPVYESGAEVLEKLQEKWKSAAAPYPAMYSSVLGGIVLDRAMMCIPIDDHMVHRGHGVFDTAMLLDGHLYELDAHLDRFLRSAAKARVGTPFPRDALRSILVQMTAASGCRKGSIRYWLSSGPGDFLLSSSGCPAPAFYAVVIASDYSQCRDGVRAVTTGVPMKPPLFATMKNVNYLPNVLSIMDAEERGAFASVWVDEQGYVAEGPMVNVAFVTPGNELVLPAFDKILSGCTAKRLLALAPRLVEQGLLKGVSTANVTAEEAKRSVEMAFVGSGLPVLPIVEWDGQPIGDGKVGKLMLALSDLLWEDMKSGPDRVAVPYK, from the exons ATGGTTCAGG GGGAGGATGTAGTTCCTGTGTATGAATCGGGCGCAGAG GTCCTGGAGAAGCTGCAGGAGAAATGGAAGTCCGCGGCGGCACCGTACCCGGCCATGTACTCGAGCGTGCTGGGCGGCATCGTGCTGGACCGGGCCATGATGTGCATCCCGATCGACGACCACATGGTCCACCGTGGCCACGGCGTCTTCGACACGGCCATGCTCCTGGACGGCCACCTCTACGAGCTGGACGCGCACCTGGACCGCTTCCTGCGCTCGGCCGCCAAGGCCAGGGTCGGCACCCCGTTCCCGCGCGACGCCCTGCGCTCCATCCTCGTCCAGATGACTGCCGCCTCCGGGTGCCGCAAGGGGTCCATCCGCTACTGGCTCAGCTCCGGGCCGGGAGACTTcctgctctcctcctccggctgccCGGCGCCGGCCTTCTACGCCGTGGTGATCGCGTCGGACTACTCCCAGTGCCGGGACGGGGTGCGCGCCGTGACCACGGGCGTGCCCATGAAGCCGCCGCTGTTCGCCACCATGAAGAACGTCAACTACCTCCCCAACGTGCTGTCCATCATGGACGCCGAGGAGCGCGGCGCGTTCGCGTCCGTGTGGGTGGACGAGCAAGGCTACGTGGCCGAGGGACCCATGGTGAACGTCGCCTTCGTGACCCCTGGCAACGAACTGGTCCTCCCGGCGTTTGATAAGATCCTCAGCGGGTGCACGGCCAAGAGGCTGCTCGCGCTCGCGCCCAGGCTCGTGGAGCAAGGGCTGCTCAAGGGCGTCAGCACGGCGAACGTCACCGCCGAGGAAGCCAAGCGCTCCGTGGAGATGGCCTTCGTCGGCAGCGGCCTGCCCGTGCTGCCCATCGTCGAATGGGACGGCCAGCCCATCGGCGACG GGAAGGTGGGGAAGCTGATGCTCGCGCTGTCGGATCTGCTCTGGGAGGACATGAAGTCTGGGCCGGACAGGGTCGCGGTTCCTTACAAGTAA
- the LOC112270689 gene encoding uncharacterized protein LOC112270689, with product MAVTPLHIASAILSASPALLLLRSSNVNTDAVRLCLGAALDRLPVVTTSNAHHVVPAPSNAFRAALRRARRRRPGRCSSVRIAGSAAGGGNGKLIERLAASVLVDPSVDRAAVASLSSVGLRRQACSRAGVADHAVVSVSLDTTTDHPPHPVVKEISTTLAVAGGRQLQSLGNFRPLQPVLPADGSESQASQAKSETAEDVVSTPTTATVSRWLRHYHDRLLSRPTHRCNLQMQEACRKPKFTELTAQNLKLMCGALELCVPWHRAIVPGISAAVLRCRSGMTRWERAKPTSFLSPRMMSTWLLFGGRDDDDSGNLVARELARLVFGSYRGFTVLQVPGNSCIITPMHSCKPVA from the exons ATGGCG GTCACCCCGCTCCACATCGCCAGCGCCATCCTCTCCGCCTCCCCCGCCCTCCTACTCCTCCGCTCCTCCAACGTTAACACCGACGCGGTCCGGCTCTGCCTGGGCGCCGCGCTCGACCGCCTCCCCGTCGTGACGACGAGTAATGCCCACCACGTCGTCCCGGCGCCGTCCAACGCGTTCCGCGCCGCGCTTCGGCGGGCGCGCAGGCGCAGGCCGGGGCGCTGCAGCTCCGTACGAATTGCGGGATCtgctgcgggcggcggcaacggcaagCTGATCGAGAGGCTTGCCGCCTCCGTCCTCGTCGACCCCAGCGTggaccgcgccgccgtggccagCTTATCGTCGGTCGGCTTGCGGCGGCAGGCCTGCAGCAGGGCCGGCGTCGCAGACCACGCGGTGGTGTCCGTCTCGTTGGACACGACGACGGATCATCCTCCACATCCGGTTGTCAAAGAGATCAGTACGACTCTTGCAGTTGCAGGAGGACGGCAACTGCAGTCTCTTGGGAACTTCCGGCCACTCCAACCAGTACTCCCAGCAGACGGAAG TGAGAGTCAAGCTAGCCAAGCAAAATCAGAAACAGCCGAGGACGTCGTCTCAACGCCAACAACCGCAACCGTTTCTCGGTGGCTCCGCCACTACCATGACAGACTTCTCAGCAGACCAACACACCGCTGCAACCTTCAG ATGCAGGAAGCTTGCCGCAAGCCGAAATTCACGGAGCTCACCGCGCAGAACCTCAAGCTCATGTGCGGCGCGCTCGAGCTATGCGTGCCGTGGCACAGGGCCATCGTTCCCGGCATATCGGCCGCCGTGCTCCGGTGCCGGTCCGGCATGACGAGGTGGGAGAGGGCGAAGCCAACCAGCTTCTTGTCGCCGAGGATGATGTCGACTTGGCTGCTCTTCGGAGGAAGGGACGACGATGACAGCGGCAACTTGGTTGCCCGGGAGCTCGCGAGGCTCGTGTTCGGATCCTACCGGGGGTTCACCGTCCTGCAGGTACCGGGTAACTCATGTATTATTACTCCCATGCACAGCTGCAAGCCAGTGGCGTAG
- the LOC100822424 gene encoding uncharacterized protein At4g28440, protein MSTAAAQGGEKPALRKPVFVKVDQLKPGTNGHTLVVKVVSANPVPGRTRPGAPASSSRPPRIAECLVGDETGTIIFTARNDQVDVLKPGATAILRNAKIDMFKCSMRLAVDKWGRVEAAEPASFTVKEDNNLSQVEYELVNVAE, encoded by the exons ATGTcgacagcggcggcgcagggcggCGAGAAGCCGGCGCTCAGGAAGCCGGTGTTCGTCAAGGTTGACCAGCTCAAGCCTGGCACCAACGGCCACACCCTCGTCGTCAAGGTCGTCAGCGCCAACCCCGTCCCTGGCCGCACGCGCCCCGgtgcccccgcctcctcctcccgtccgCCCCGCATCGCGGAGTGCCTCGTCGGCGACGAGACTGGCACCATCATCTTCACCGCCCGCAACGACCAAG TTGATGTGTTGAAGCCTGGTGCCACAGCAATATTGCGCAATGCTAAAATAGACATGTTCAAATGTTCGATGAGGCTTGCCGTGGACAAGTGGGGGCGTGTAGAGGCTGCAGAACCTGCCAGCTTTACAGTGAAGGAAGATAACAACTTGTCGCAAGTAGAGTATGAATTGGTTAATGTGGCTGAGTAA